DNA from Paludisphaera mucosa:
CGCGACCGCCTCGCGCGTGTGGGCCGGCATGGTGCGGACGGCGTCGCTCGCCTCCCCTGCGCCGGTCGAGCGAGGTTGTTGTCCACCTCGTTGGTGGGGCGATAAGCAGTCGGCTGCGAGGTGGCCGAATTGCGGCGCAACGACGACGGCGTCGTCATACCGCCCTGCCACGCACGGGCCGGCGCCGATCCGAGTCGCACCGGGATCGACGGCGACGGATCGACGCGCGGTCGAGACGGCGTCGTTCGAAAGATCGTCGTCGCCCGCGGGGTGGCGGTCGTCGCGGCGGTCCGCACCGGCACGGTCGACGACGAGTTCGAGGCGGCTGGATGCGCTTGAGGCTCGGCGATGGAGACTCGGTTCGGCATGATGCTCATCGCGATCAGGCCGCCGCCGGGGAGGTCGCGTTGTTCCAGCCCCTCCAGACCCGATGGCTTGATCGCCCGCCGGCCCCGGGTCCAGCGTTCCTTCAGCCAACGTCGGGCGCATCGCCGCAGCCAACTTGGTGTCGCTTTCATGGTGTCCTCCTGGACTGGAAACAGGCCGTACGGGTCCCCGTTCCGTGGTCCCTCGGGGGGACGGGTGGGCGCGCCGCGACGCCTCCCGGGTGTGACGACCCGGGCGCACGCGTTGAGCGGTTGTTCCAGCGGCCTCGACCCGTTGATGGGAACCGGGACGAGGCGTCGTCCCTCACGAGTGGATTGTGTCAGGGTGGAAGTGGGCGGAGCGTCGTCGCGCGCCTCCGATCCCCCGGGCGGCTCCTGGACCGCGCGTGCCGATCTCGCAACGGGAGTCCGCCCGCCACCCTTACGGGCGGACGACGCCGGCCGAGAGCTGCGCGACACGGATTCGGTCTGGTCGATCACCGAGGCCCAGGCGTCGGGCGGAGATGAAGGACGATCGTCGTCGACGAACGCTCCGTCATGCCAATCGGAAACGCGATTCCGACGCGCGCCAGCCTGCGAATTTCTTCGGAGTCGACGAGCGTCGTCGAATCCGCCGGCCTGCGCGCCGCAGTGAGGCCCATCTTTCTCACGCCGACTCGGAGTCGGGCGTCACGACCTCGGCGTCGCCGTCCGCTCCCGGAACTTCGCGCCGCTGATCTTCGCGCCCCAGATCCTGGGGATCTTGACGAGGCTTTTGACCTCGTCGTAGGACATCCCCGTCGCGACGAGCTTCTTCATGGCGGGGAGGAACGTCTCGTCGAAGAACGGCCCCATCTTGTCGGCGACCCGCTTGTCGAACGACGCGGCGGTGATCGTCGATTTCTGCTTCGTCTCGGCGGCCTTCTTGTCGCGTTCATGCGCGCCGCCCGAGCCACCGAGCTTCGCCCGGGCTCCCATGACGGCGGCGACCATCCCTCGCTCCTTGGCCTCGGGCTGGCTCGCCCCGTCGTGGAGGGCCTTGGCGTAGGCGTAGGTCGCCAGGATGTCGAACTTGCCGATCGACACGTCGGTCTGCTTCGCCATGGTCCGACCCTTTACCGAGGATTCGGTCCCGCGCCGGAGGACCCGTCCGTCCCGGTGGGAGCGCCCGGAGCCGTGGTGCCCGGACCGGTCGTCGTCGAGGTCGAAGCCGGCGTGTTGCCGCTGCCGCCGTCGGACTCGCTGTGTCCCGGCGCGGCGACGTTGGGCGCCGCGTTCGGGTTCATCTCCCCCTTGCCGCATCCTGAGAGCGACGCCAGGACCAGCACCGACGCCGCGATCGCGCCCATCATCCAGTTCTTCGCAAGCATCGAGACAGCTCCATTCGACGGATGGTGACCGAGGACTTCAAGGCCAGGGTGCCGTCACATCGACGAAGCAAAGTCCGGGCCGATTCAGCCTGGAAGCGCATCCCCCGACCGGACGAACAACGGAAAACGACCTTGTAAGCGAACGAGCCATCCGTCGCGGGATCCGCATCCGATCGGCGAACCTTCGGCGGCCATCGCCGCTCTGGAGATGCGGAGGGTGGTGCAGGTGAGGGCTACTTACCTTTAATCGGTCGAGGTCGCCGGTTCGAGTCCGGCCAGCCTTTCGGGGCTGTAGCTCAGTCGGCAGAGCGCGCACGTTCCTTCATCGTCTCTTCCCCCTCCTTTTCGAATCCTCGTGCGGTGGTGTGGATCAGGGTTACTTATTTTCCACTAAGCCCGACCTTGGTCGCTTCTTCCCCGCACGGCTCCCGCAACAGGGCGGTGGTGCAGGACAGGGATCCTTAAGTTAGAGCGCCGGTTCGCCGGAGGTCGTGGGTTCGACCCCCACCGGGCCGCAAGGTCCAGTAGCTCAGTCACGTCCCTTTCCGTCGCTTCCCCGCCCGCTTTGATCGATGGGTCTTGATATGGCTACGCTGAACCGAATCCTGAAGATCTTCACCCACGAAGGGGCCCCGGCCTCCCGGATCGACGCGCTGGCCCAGCTCGAACGCTCGGTCATGTCGTGCCTGCTCTGGGAAGCCGAGTTCTACGAGGGCGGCCAGGCCATCGGCCGGCGGATCGCCGACCTGGTGAAGCAGGTCCCGGCCGAGGACGTCGCCCGGGTGGCGATCCGGGCCAAGGAGGACATGCGGCTCCGCCAAGTCCCGCTGCTGCTCGCCCGCGAGCTGATGCGGACGAAGGAGGGCCGCGCCGTCGCGAAGGACGTCCTCCCGCGCGTCATCGTGCGCCCCGACGACATCACCGAGTTCCTGGCGATCTACTGGAAGGACGAGAAGGACGAGCCGCTGGCCAAGCAGGTGAAGCGTCACGTCGGCGAGTCTTTCCGCAAGTTCGACGAGTACCAGCTGGCCAAGTACAACGGCGGTCGGAAGGCCGTCACGCTGCGCGACGCCATCCGGATCACCCGGCCGAAGCCGAAGGACGAGGCGCAGGCGACCCTGTGGAAGCGCCTCGTGAAGGGCGAGCTGGCGACGCCGGATACCTGGGAAGTCGAGCTGTCGAAAGGCGGCGACAAGAAGGCCTCGTGGCAGCGGCTGCTGGCCGAGGGCAAGCTCGGCGGCCTGGCCATGCTCCGCAACCTCCGCAACATGACGCAGGCCGGCGTCGACGCCGAGTCGATCCGCCAGGGCCTCCGCGAGCTGAAAGTCGGCCGGCTGCTGCCGATCAACTTCATCGCCGCGGCCCGCCACAACTCGAAGTTCGAGCCCGAGCTGGAGGCGAAGTACTTCGAGTGCTTCGCCGGGCGCGGGACGCTGAAGGAGGAGACGATCATCCTGGTCGACGTCTCGGGCTCGATGGACCAGCCGCTCTCCGGGAAGTCGGAGATGCGGCGGTTGGACGTCGCCTGCTCGCTGGCGATGATCGGGCGCGAGATGTTCGAGAGCCTGCGGGTGTTCACATTCTCCACCGACCTGGTCGAGGCGCCCGCCCGCCGCGGCTTCGCCCTACGCGACGCCATCGTGGGCTCGCAGCCTCACGGCGGCACGGCGCTCGGCCGGGCGCTCCAGGCCTTGCCGAAGCGCGATCGGCTGATCGTGATCACCGACGAGCAGAGCCACGACCCGGCGCCCCAGCTCAAGGGCTACCTGATCAACGTGGCCAGCCACAAGAACGGCGTCGGTTACGGCTCCTGGGTCCACATCGACGGCTGGTCGGACAAGGTGCTGGACTACATCGCCACGTACGAAGCGAACGCCGCCGGGTGAGCGACGGCCACTCGGCCGGCGGCCCCACGAGGCTCGCCCGCTTGCGGAAACGGCCGGATCGTCAGATCCGCCGGAACCTCGCGGGCGAGCTTCTTCGATTCATACCGCTCCCGCATTCGTCCGGAACCGACCGCCCGGTTTGACGACGCGCACCATGGCCGACGTCCCTTCCACGTCCAGGTACACGGCGGGCGAGGCGGGGAACCTCGCCAGCCGGGCCGTTGGCGAATGGCGATAGACGGGCTCGTCAGTGCCGTCCTGCTGCTCCCATTTCGAGCCGTCGGAAAGCTCGAAAACCCGGCCTCCCTTGTAGCCGTGGAACGCGCCGACCAGCCGGCCCTCCCAGATCGTCTCCATGCGACCACCTCCGCGAGGAGGCTACCGCGCCGGTGGACGTGTGTCCAGAAGCAAGCAAGAGCGGAGCATCTCGGTGCTCCGACTGGAGACGCGCGGTAATCCTCCTCGGAGCGTTACCTACGGATGGGTTTCGCTTGCGGCGGCTGGACGGTCAGGGTCTTGCCCGTGTCGATCGTGGTCTTCGCGCCGTTGGGATCGGTCACCGAGACGAGCACGCGATAAGTGCCGGCGGTCAGGGCCGAGTCGAGTCGGCCCGCGGAGAGGTTCATGCGGGCCGGGACGCCCGCCTTGAACCGGACGTTGGCCGCCTTGCTCGCGATCGTCGAATCGCTCGACGCGCCGGACGTCGTCGACGAGAGGACCAACTCGGCCTGAAGACGTTGGGAGACGGCGCCCGAGGACGCGGTCAGGCCGACCGTCTGCTGGATCCGGGCTTTCTGGCCGGCGATCGCCGTCGCGGGCAGGGCGCCTCGGGCCGTCACGCTCAGGCCCGGCACGGGCGCGACGGCTTGGGGCTTCACGGCGATGGGCGTCGTCGACGGCTGCGTCCCCGGCGAGACGGTGACGCGGAAGGTCTCGGTCGCGGCGCTGCCGTCCGAGCCGTAGCCCACGACGGTGATCTTCGCGGTCCCCGCCGCGAGCGGGGTCACGACCAGTTTGTTCCCCTGGAGCGAGGCCGAGGCCACCGCGGGGGCGTCGCTGACGGCGGAGAAGCCCTCGTCGGCCGTCGTCACGCTCTTGATCAGGACCAGGTTGGAAGGCTGGACGGTCGTCCCGGCCTTGTAGTTCAGCAGGGGGGCCGAATCCAGCGGCGAGGCCATGGGGCCGGGCGACGGCACGGGCGCCGCCGCGATCGCGTCCATCACGGCCAGGCCCGACTGCCCCACCACGCGGCCGAAGACGGTGAAGCCGCCGTTCTGCTTGTCGAGGTTGGCGGCGTTAGCGTCCGACTCGTTGAAGAAGAACTGGCTCGTCGCGCTGTTCGGGTCGCTGCCGAGCTTGGCCATCGCGATCGTGCCGCGGACGTTCGACGCGCCGAACTCGTTCTGGACCGGGGCGTCCGTCGCCGTGGTCGCGACGTCGGGCTTGGTCGTGAGCTGAAAGCCGCCCGCCTGCCAGACGAAGCCGGGGACCGAGCGGTGGACGATCGAATTGGAGTAGGCGCCCTTGTTGATGTAACTCTCGAAGTTCGCCACGGTCTTCGGCGTCGTCGAGGGGGTCATCAGGACCGGGATCGTGCCGAGCGACGTGTCGAAGATCGCGAAATTGTCCGTCGCGGTCGGGTCGTTGAAGTGGCTGCCCAGGTCGACCGGGACCGCGGCCGCGCCGGCGGCGACGGTCACGTCCGGCAGCGGCGTCGCCGCGGCGATCGTCATCAGGGCGCGGGTCTCAAGGTGCTCGACCTGGCCCATTGGGCGTGCGCGCCGCGCTCGTACTTGCCTCTTCATCGGCCGCTCTCCGGAATGCTCGACGACCTGGCATGCGGGGCGGCGACGGCGAGGATGCAGGCTCAACCAGGAAGGGACTTCGGTCGGGTCAAGATCGTCGGCATGGACGTTCCGAGGCGAAGAACTCGACGCTCGGCGTCCATGCCCGTCACGCGATAGGCCGCCCCTAAATACTCCGGATTGGATTTCGGCGACAGGCCAGTTTCGGGGCGGGGATGCCCCTCGACGCGACGATCAGCCTCTGAACGAGGGACGGCCCCGGGCCGCATGGATTTCGGACCTCCGGGACCTGAACCAGGCTTCACATCAATCGATTCACATCTGCTTCCTGCGATGGGAATGCTTCACGCCGCTTAGCAACCCGACGAAGCCGAGGCCGGCCATCATGATCGACGACGGTTCGGGGATGGCGGTCGGGCCGACGGTCGAGATCCCGCCGCCGGCCGCGTCGCCGACGAGCCGCCAGGATGACGTGTCGCCCCAGGAGCCGTAGCTTCCCTTCGCCGCGAACAACTCCACCGACGCTTCGCCATAACCCTCGAAGAAGACGAGATCCAGGGTGTAGGCCCCGGCGGAGGCGAAGGTGACGACGCCGAAGTTGTCGGTGGCGCCGTGGATTCCCGAATCGTCGATCACGTTCTGAAGGCCGCCGCCCGCGTCGATTCGCAGGCGCACGCCGTCGTCGGAGTTCGTGCCGAACGTGTAGGTCCCGGCCGAATCGATGAAGATCGTCGCCGTGGCGTGGATCGCGAAATCGTCGCGGCTCGACCCGATCGCCAAGCTGTCGGGGAAGCCGGCGTCGTCCCCGAAACGGCCGATAGGAGACTCGTCGGTATAGTTGATTACGGCCGCCGTCGCCGTCGTCTGGCGTGCCACGCCGCTCCCCGCCAGCAGGGCGTCGGCGTCCGCGAGGCTCCGAATCGGGCCCGTGGATTGGACGTCGCGGACCACGAATTCGGCACGGGCGCCTCGCGGCGTGGCGAGGAGGGCGGCGGCGACGGCCGCGACGATCAGGATCGAGTTCGAGCGTTGCGTATTCAAGTGGGCAACTCCGGTAAAGACTCGGTAATGCTCGCCGGAGAGTGCGAGCCGAAGCGACCGCGAGGGCGTCCAGTGAAGATCGCATGCGGATGGCCCGCATGGATCAAGCGCTGTGCTATGGACGAAGAGCCGCGAGCCTCGCCCCACCGGACGCGAAATTCGGATCGAATTCCGCCGTGAAAATTCGTGAACCTGAAAAGGGAATGAAACCTGCGGCATCCCTCGATATTCTCAACTCTCCGGAATACCACCCGATGGCGGGTCTTGGAGGTGCGATGGGCGCCGATACGCAGGGCGACGGCCGAGGGGGCGGGGATGCCCGCTCTGGCCGGCCCTTCGACGATTGGGATGCTCTTGAAGGGCAGAGGCCCTTTCTGAAGCGGGCGGCCTTATGCGCCGGCCAGTCGGTTCTGAACTCGGCGAACGACGCTTCGGACGTGGTCCAGAACACGCTCATCGAGGCGAAGCGATGGGCGGAGAGCTTTCGGGGGCGGACCGAGGCGGAGTGGAAGGCCTGGCTGCTCCGCTTGCTGCGGACCCAGTTGTCGCGCCTAAGGAGAAAACCTTCCGCGATCGCGGCGTCGCCGGATCACCCGCAAATCCACGACCAGGCGGACTCGGGGACGGCGCCGAGCAAGGCGGCGGTTCGAAGCGAGCGGGCGGACGCCCTGGCGAAGGCGCTGCTGTGGCTGGATCCCCGTGATCAGGAGCTTCTGCGGCTTCGTCACGAGGAGCGGTGGGAGTTCGCGGCGATCGCCGGCCGCCTGGGCCTGCCGTCGCCCGACGCGGCCCGGAAGCGGCACATGCGGGCGGTGAACCAGCTTCGCCTGATACTGGGGCCCGCCCATGACCCCGTCTGACTCGACTTCGCCCGAGGAGCCTCATCGAGGTCCGGCGCCTTCCGAGGCGTTCCCGGACTCGACGGAGTCGGAGGCCGAGCTGTTCTCCGAGGTGTACGGCCCGCAGACGCTCGACGATTTCCGGAAGATCGTCGCCGAGCTGGACGGGGCCTGGCCGAGCCTGGGCAACGAGAAGGCGCACCGCATCGCCCAGGTCGGCCCCTTCGAGAACCTCGTCCAGGTCGGCAGCGGCGGGATGGGGATCGTCTTCCGGGGGTTCGACCCCAGGACGGGCGAGCACGTCGCGGTCAAGGTCGCGGCCCCGGGCGTCATGATCGACGCCCCCCTCCGAGAACGGTTCCGGCGCGAGGCCAGCGCGGCGAAGTCGCTCGACCACCCGAACATCGTGCGTTTCCGGGAGTCGGGGGAGGACGGGCGGTACCTGTACATCGCCAGCGATTTCTGCGACGGGCCGAACCTCGAGAAGTGGCTGCGTTGGCGTTCCGACCTCGTGGCGCCGCGGGCTGCGGCGGAATTCGTCGCGATCCTGGCCGACGCCGTCGCCCATTCCCATGGGCGCGAGGTCATCCATCGGGACATCAAGCCTTCCAACATCCTGCTCCCCGACGGCTGGCATGTGGAGGAGCTGGAAAGCCTATCGCCGTTGCTCGCCGACTTCGGGCTGGCGAAGCTCGGGGAATCGGATGAGCACGGCGACCCGGACGCGTCGCACATGCTCCTGAGCGTCACGGGCGAGGTCCTCGGAACTCCTCCTTACATGGCGCCCGAGCAAGCGCAGGGGAACCGATCGGCGATCGGACCCAGGACCGACATTCACGGCCTCGGGGCGCTCCTCTACAAATTGCTGACGGGCCGCCCGCCATTCCAGGGTGCGACCAGGGCCAAGATCATACGGGCCGTGATTCGGGATGATCCGATCCCGCCCAGCGTGCAGAGGGCGGGCCTGCCGCCCGAGCTGGACGTCATCGTCCTGAAGTGCCTGGAGAAGAATCCTCGCCATCGGTACGGCTCGGCGGTCGAGCTGTCCGACGACCTGAGGAGATGCTTTTCCGGGCGAAAGATCCGTGCGAGGCCCGCACCCTTCAGGCGTCGGGCGGCCCGCTGGATCCGACGTCGCCCGAAGCTGGCCTTCGGCCTCGCGATCGCGTCCTTGACGTGCGCACTCGTGCTGTGCGCCGGCGTCGGCTGGAGCCTCTGGTTGACGCACCTGAACGGGATCGTCACAAGAGAGCGCGATCTCGCCAATCGCCTGAACTACGGCCTCCGGCTCCAGTCGGTCCAACGGCCTCTCCGAGAGGGGGAACTCGGTCGCGCGCAGCGGCTCTTGAGGGACCTCCGCCCCGCCGAAGGGCAGCCGGACCTCCGCGAGTTCGCCTGGCGCCTCCTCTGGAGCACGAGCCGCGAGGAAGCCCGCCTGCTCGGGGAGATGGACTCCTTCGTCACGCCGAGCGACTCGCCGTTGAGCCGCGACGGTCGTTGGCTGGGGCTCATCGACTACGAGGGGAATCTCGGGCTGTTCGACGCCGAGCGAGGCGAGCTCGTGCGATACCGACGCCGCCTGGAGAAGGGACGCGGCGACAAGGTCGCGATCTCACCCGACGGCCGGTTCTTGATCGCGACTTTCGCCGAAGCCGACTCGAACGGCTCCACCAGTGCCGTGAAGGCCCAGGTCTGGGATGTTCTCGACGGCTCGATGCGCGACCTTCTTCCGAAGATCGATCCTGGCCCGGTCGACCATCTCATGCTCGCGGATCAGGGGCGGATCATCGCCTTGAAGAGTCGACGATACGTTCGACCGGGGAGCGACGAGGATGATCTGTCGATCTGGCGGATCGGCCTGGATGGGGGCGTCGCCCCCATGCTCGTCGGGAGTCGGCATAGCAAGGGGGTGGCGTTCCACTACTTCGGAATCTCGCCGGACGGCTCGATGTACGTCGATCGCGATCCTGTGCATGGTCTTGCGATTTACGACACGAAGGCCCTTTCGATTCGCAAGGTCCTTGATCAATCGCCGCGCAATCCAGAAAGATATCACGCACGATTCTCGGCCGATGGACGTCGATTGGCCGTCGCCGACCTGGATGCTCATCACGTCTACGCCTGGGACGTCGCCACCGGAGTGCTGGATTTTCGCATGGTCATGCCGGGAGTCGCCGTCACGCAGATGGCCTTGCAACCAAATGGCAAGGCGATTTTGATCTCCGACCAGAATCGGCGATTGCGTCTCATCGACCCTTCGCGAAACGCCGACGTCGAAGTTCATCCTCCGCCTGCTCATCCGGGACCGGTGTTTGATCTCCGCCTGGCGTTCACGGCGGACGGGAAGGAGTTCCTGGCCGATCGCGAGGTCTACATGGAACCCAGCAAGATCGAACTGAGATCCGCGGCCCATGGCGCGCTTCTCGCCGAATCGCCGGTTCGCGAGGCAGGGGCGGTTCGGCTGTGGTCGGTGCTCGACCCCACTGTGGGAAGGCCGGGGCTGATCTACAGCGTGGGGCGTCACGTCTGGCATTGGGATTGGGAGGCGACCCTGCGGCGGCGAGCCCCTGTCCCGAAGATCAAGCACGACGACGAGGGGTGGGCGGTGGCCTACAGCCGCGACGGCGCCCGCCTCGCGACGGGCAGCAACGACACGAACGAGAGCCAGACCATCAAGATCTGGGACGCTCGTTCGAAGGCCTTCCTGAAAGGCTGGAGGGCCCACGAGGCGACCGTCACGTCGGTCTCGTTCTCGCCGGACGGTCGCCGCCTGCTCTCCTCGGGGCTGGCCGTCTCCGGGGGCGTGAGGATCTGGGACCCGACGAGCGGCGTACTCCTCGGCGAGCCCGAGTGGCCCGCGGAGGCTGCTCGAAACGCCGCGTTCAACGAGACGGGGACGCTCCTGGCCGCGGTCGGCAACCAGGGGACGCTCCGGGTCTGGAACGCCAGGGACCTGACGGTGAGATGGACCCGCACCGCGCACGCCGATCGGATCCACGCCCTGGCGTTCTCGCCCGACGCGTCACGGATCGCGACCGGCGCGTGCGACGGACTCCTCCGATTCTGGGACGCCGAATCCGGGCGCCAGGCCGGAGAGGTGCGCCTGACGTCGCAGCCGTTCGCGATCGCTTACGCCCCGGACGGGGCGAGCCTGGCCGTGGCATGCGGAGAAGGCGACATCCACATCATCGACCCCACCACCGGGGCGATCCTTCGAACCTTGCGCTGCGACGACCAGGAGCTGCGGGCCCTCGCCTACAGCGTCGACGGCCGTACGCTGGCCGTCGGCGGGATCGGCAAGGCGGTGCAGCTCTGGGATCCGACGACGGGATACGAACTCCTCACCCTCGAAGGGCAGCCGGGCCAGGTCAACGCCGTGGCCTTCTCCCCGGACGATAGGGAGCTGGCGTCGATCGACCATTCGGGCGAGGTGCGAACCTGGCGGGCCGCGCCGCTCGATCCGTGACGCGGTCGATTCGCCTCTTGTTCGGGCGCTGAGCCGGCTCGGTCGAGTTCATGCGCCCTCAGTGCCTCGCCGCCGACCGCGGATGCGGCGCCGATGCTGCAAGAGTCGAACGATGAACGGAAGGCCGACGTCGACACGGAGCGGCACCTCGCGTCGCGCCCCATCGCCCCGGTCCACCGCTCATGGCCGCCTGTCGAGCCATCGCCCCACGCGCACGAGGCTCGATGAGGCGTCGGCCGGCAGGAAAGGGCTGGAGTCCACCATCGATGGTCCTGGGAGGCACCCCATGGCGAGCGAACCGAGGCCGAGGCTGACGAAAGTCTCCACATTCGCCGGGGCGGACGGCGAGCCCTTCTCGTTCATCACCCGCATCTGGCGGAAGGGCGCAGCCCGCCGCTGCACGCTCTGCCCCGAGTGCAACCGCCAGTCCTTGGCGATCTTCTCGATGTGCGCGGTCGTCACGCCCGGCTTCATCAGCGACGAGGACGCCGAGATGCACCGATTCACGCCCGGCGACGCGATGCCGGAAACGAAGGTCGAAATCAGGGAGGTGGACCCGGGCGAGCCCGGTTAGAAATCCGCGTCCACCACCCTGGCGCCCACCCTGCGGAACCCGTGATACCGCGTTCCCTGGTACGTCAACGTCCCCTGGTCGCCCTCCGCCAGCAGGCCGTACTCCCGCCCGGATAGGCCGAACTCGTGACGATCGCCATCCTTGAGTTCGAAGGTGGCGTAGTAAAAGGTGCGCACCCGGCCGTGCATCTGGTTGTGGGAATGCCCGCGCATCTCGGTCCGCTTGGACACGAGGCGTGAGTGCGCCTCCTCGACCGGCAGGCTGTTGTTGCGCGACCACTCGGCGAGCCCCGTGACGGCCTGATAGGCGATCGTCACGACCATGATCAGGAAGACCGCGGCGATGAGGAGCGGCACGAGCACGAAGAGGATTTCCATGGGCGTCCTCGCGGCGGGGGAGCGGTGACCGACGGAGCCGAAACGCGAAACCTCATCGGTGTTCGTCCGCGAGCCGCCTCTATTCGACCGATTCCCACTCCCGACCGCGGGGCCGAGGTCTCGCCGGCCCTCATCAGGCGACCCGCCCGGCTCACCAGAAGATGATGTTGAGAGCCGCGAGGACGATCGCGACGACCAGTGCCCAGAACTTGGGGGCCTGGTACCAGGCGACGGGCCCGTTGTCAGGGAGCTTCGTCAGGCCCAAAACCAGGTTGTGCAGCTCGGCCTCGGGCTTGGGCGTCGTGAAGAGGCTCACCAGGGTGATGACCGTCACGCAGATCAAGAGCGTCCACATCGAAGTGTAGACGTTCACGGCCATGGGCTTGGCCTTCTCGGACCGGGCGATGTACTTGGCGTGCGCCGGGTTGAACTCGGCCGGGTTGAACGTCTGGGTCACGTCCGAGGCCACGACCCGCACGCCCGGCCCGAGCACGACCTCGGCCCCCTCCGCGCCGAATTTGTCGGGCCTGTTCGTGTCGGCCAGCAGCACGTCGGGCGCGATCAGCCGCACGGGGATCGACTCGCCCTTCTCGACGACCTTCGCGGGGGTCGCCCCGGGCGCGCTCAGGGTCCTGTCGCCCGACGTCCAGGCGGGCTCCTGGCCGACCTCGATCGGCACGTTGGTCGTCCGCACCACGCCCTTCTCGACGGTCACCCGGTTGACGACCTGCGAATCGCCCTCGCCGACGCTCTCGACGCGCACCACCGCGCCCGGGTCGAGGATCGCGGTGGGGCGGGGGCGATGGCCGTCGGGGAACGTGTGGACGAAGCCCCACATCGCCATCGACGACAGGATGGCCGTCAGGAAGCCGACGAACGCCCCCGTCGGCGTCGCCCGCTTCCACATCATCCCCAGGATCACCACCCCGAACAGCGGCACGATGAAGAAGAAGATCAAGACCTGGAGGAACTCCAGGATGTTCGAGAAGTAGAACAGCGAGTACGCCGTCCCCACCGACATCATGATCCCCAGCAGCGAGCACCAGCGCCCCATCGACAGGTAGTGGGCGTCGCTGGCGTTCTTCCGGATCAGGGTCCGGTAGACGTCGTACGTCCAGACCGTCGCGAAGGCGCTCGCGTTGCCCGCCATGCCCGACATGAAGCCGGCGATCATTGCCGTGACGCCCAGGCCCAGCAGCCCGGGCCCCAGGTATCGCCCCATCAGCAAGGGGAGGACGTCATTATAGGTGCGGTGCGTGATGTTCGCCCGCGGGTCGGCCTCCGAGACCAGCACCAGCGGCGTGCCGTCGCTGTGCAGCAGCACGGCCAGCCCCAGCAGGCCCGGCAGCGTCACGATCAGGGGGACGCACATCTTCAGCGCCGCGCCGATGATCGTCCCGTTCTGGGCCGCCCGCAGGTCCTTGGCGACGATCACCCGCTGGACCTGCAGGAAGTCGGTGCACCAGTAGCCGAACCCGACGCC
Protein-coding regions in this window:
- a CDS encoding sodium:solute symporter family transporter, giving the protein MTSGLIVFAAGAPLIKMGTLDVAIIAIYFVVVLGIGFYLKRYVSTGDDFFMAGRKMTAWIAGLSFISANLSSLETMGWSAMAYQYGMLGAHAYWFGAVPAILFLAVVMMPFYYICNTHSVPGYLKLRFGTGTSALAGISFSFLTVLVSGASMFAMAKILNLLLGWDMNVSIWVSSLTVAVYVALGGLVSAVFNEVLQYFLIWFGSLLIPILGLIDAGGWSGLVAKIERNVPVIHPSVGNANFTSLWRNLGSFDANPMGVDWIGMVFGLAVGVGFGYWCTDFLQVQRVIVAKDLRAAQNGTIIGAALKMCVPLIVTLPGLLGLAVLLHSDGTPLVLVSEADPRANITHRTYNDVLPLLMGRYLGPGLLGLGVTAMIAGFMSGMAGNASAFATVWTYDVYRTLIRKNASDAHYLSMGRWCSLLGIMMSVGTAYSLFYFSNILEFLQVLIFFFIVPLFGVVILGMMWKRATPTGAFVGFLTAILSSMAMWGFVHTFPDGHRPRPTAILDPGAVVRVESVGEGDSQVVNRVTVEKGVVRTTNVPIEVGQEPAWTSGDRTLSAPGATPAKVVEKGESIPVRLIAPDVLLADTNRPDKFGAEGAEVVLGPGVRVVASDVTQTFNPAEFNPAHAKYIARSEKAKPMAVNVYTSMWTLLICVTVITLVSLFTTPKPEAELHNLVLGLTKLPDNGPVAWYQAPKFWALVVAIVLAALNIIFW
- a CDS encoding DUF2500 domain-containing protein encodes the protein MEILFVLVPLLIAAVFLIMVVTIAYQAVTGLAEWSRNNSLPVEEAHSRLVSKRTEMRGHSHNQMHGRVRTFYYATFELKDGDRHEFGLSGREYGLLAEGDQGTLTYQGTRYHGFRRVGARVVDADF